The proteins below are encoded in one region of Lactuca sativa cultivar Salinas chromosome 3, Lsat_Salinas_v11, whole genome shotgun sequence:
- the LOC111902386 gene encoding transcription factor MYB75 isoform X1, with protein MKPITATGLEVRKGSWTAKEDMLLKKCIEKYGEGKWHLIPLRAGLSRCRKSCRLRWLNYLRPNIKRGNFGEDEVDLILRLHKLLGNRWSLIAGRIPGRTANDVKNYWNTNLNPRSKQPKKESSDVKPLQHMITTTVIKPKPLAFSNTQNECMGDNPHIMANGGSSLIRTSNDGDNNMNISIGVTSSLSILDDKSNEYLDDLFDDIQKEDGKFGWLFGGSPISEQELNVVEQEDGQNQLFEFPMDDVAWKLITDSNRM; from the exons ATGAAACCAATTACTGCTACAGGTTTAGAAGTGAGAAAAGGTTCATGGACTGCAAAGGAAGATATGCTGCTTAAGAAGTGTATTGAGAAATACGGGGAAGGGAAATGGCACCTCATTCCTCTTAGAGCAG GGTTAAGCAGATGCAGAAAGAGTTGTAGACTGCGATGGTTGAATTATCTTAGGCCAAATATAAAAAGAGGAAATTTTGGTGAAGATGAAGTTGATCTCATACTCAGGCTTCACAAGCTTTTAGGAAATAG ATGGTCGTTGATTGCTGGAAGAATACCGGGAAGAACGGCTAATGATGTGAAGAACTACTGGAACACTAATCTTAACCCTCGTTCCAAACAACCGAAGAAAGAATCTAGTGATGTTAAACCGTTACAACACATGATCACAACAACAGTTATTAAGCCAAAACCACTTGCCTTCTCCAATACTCAAAACGAGTGCATGGGTGACAACCCGCATATTATGGCTAATGGAGGCAGTAGCCTAATAAGAACATCAAATGATGGTGATAACAATATGAATATATCCATAGGAGTAACCTCATCACTTAGCATACTTGATGACAAGAGTAACGAGTAtttagacgatttatttgatgaCATTCAAAAGGAGGATGGTAAATTTGGGTGGTTGTTTGGTGGCTCTCCGATCTCTGAACAGGAATTAAATGTTGTTGAGCAAGAAGATGGCCAAAATCAGTTGTTCGAATTTCCAATGGATGATGTTGCGTGGAAGCTAATTACTGATTCTAATCGCATGTAA
- the LOC111902386 gene encoding transcription factor MYB75 isoform X2, whose product MKPITATGLEVRKGSWTAKEDMLLKKCIEKYGEGKWHLIPLRAGLSRCRKSCRLRWLNYLRPNIKRGNFGEDEVDLILRLHKLLGNRIPGRTANDVKNYWNTNLNPRSKQPKKESSDVKPLQHMITTTVIKPKPLAFSNTQNECMGDNPHIMANGGSSLIRTSNDGDNNMNISIGVTSSLSILDDKSNEYLDDLFDDIQKEDGKFGWLFGGSPISEQELNVVEQEDGQNQLFEFPMDDVAWKLITDSNRM is encoded by the exons ATGAAACCAATTACTGCTACAGGTTTAGAAGTGAGAAAAGGTTCATGGACTGCAAAGGAAGATATGCTGCTTAAGAAGTGTATTGAGAAATACGGGGAAGGGAAATGGCACCTCATTCCTCTTAGAGCAG GGTTAAGCAGATGCAGAAAGAGTTGTAGACTGCGATGGTTGAATTATCTTAGGCCAAATATAAAAAGAGGAAATTTTGGTGAAGATGAAGTTGATCTCATACTCAGGCTTCACAAGCTTTTAGGAAATAG AATACCGGGAAGAACGGCTAATGATGTGAAGAACTACTGGAACACTAATCTTAACCCTCGTTCCAAACAACCGAAGAAAGAATCTAGTGATGTTAAACCGTTACAACACATGATCACAACAACAGTTATTAAGCCAAAACCACTTGCCTTCTCCAATACTCAAAACGAGTGCATGGGTGACAACCCGCATATTATGGCTAATGGAGGCAGTAGCCTAATAAGAACATCAAATGATGGTGATAACAATATGAATATATCCATAGGAGTAACCTCATCACTTAGCATACTTGATGACAAGAGTAACGAGTAtttagacgatttatttgatgaCATTCAAAAGGAGGATGGTAAATTTGGGTGGTTGTTTGGTGGCTCTCCGATCTCTGAACAGGAATTAAATGTTGTTGAGCAAGAAGATGGCCAAAATCAGTTGTTCGAATTTCCAATGGATGATGTTGCGTGGAAGCTAATTACTGATTCTAATCGCATGTAA